GTTTTTCAATTAATAATTCATCGCAGTTGAAGCACGCATACGGTTCGCCGGCTAATAGAGTGTAATTACAATCCGGACATATTGTGCTGCCTTCTACATATTCATAGCTGCATTTGGGACAGTATGGCATTTTATACCTCGCTTTTAATTTTTGTTAGTAAGTTAGATGCACGAATAAAATAATACATTATGATGAAAAAAACCAATAAAAAAAACACGAACGATAATAATAAAATTTCGGGGGACATTGCGGATGGTTTTCCTGTGATTAAAGCATCCTCGTCGTATTTTAGATAAATAGCAAAAACCGCAATGGCATTATTAAAAAAATGAGCCGCAATTGGGACCATTAAGCTGCCCGATTTTAAGACCAAGAAACCTAAATAAATTCCGATGATTGCCAGCGGAACGAATGTAAACGGATTGAGATGAAAAGCTCCGAAAATAATTCCCGTGAAGATAACGCCCTTTAGGGGAGTCAGTCCACGCTCCAAACTTCTTTGTACCAATCCTCTAAAAAGAAACTCTTCTGCAAAAGCCGGAACAACTGCAATAACAAACAGCACAAAAAACAATTCCTGAATATTTGAAGCACCTGCAACTTGCTTATATAATTGTTCGATAGATTTTTTTATCGATTCCACAAAAGGTTGTATGCTTTCGGGTAATGGTATCATATCCTGAACAGTTAAATAAACCTGAAGCATCTGCCCTAATGCAAACATCCCGAACATCGCAAGAATAATTTGTATTAAACTTGTCGATTTGAATCTTAAATAATCACGTATATTTGTCGATGCCAATTTCGTAAGCAATATAGTGGGAACGAGCAAAAATATAATCTGACTAAAAACAGTCAGCCATCGGATACCGTTCACGGTTTGCTCGTTTATTTGTCCTTGAAAGAACAGATAGGCAAGCGCTCCCCCGATTATCTGATAAGTAGTGAAAAGAATTATGAGAGAAATAAACGAGAACAGCACAGGCGAAATGTTATGACGTTCTAAAAAATTCATTTTTTATTTCGTTCATTAATCATTGCATACAATAGCGGAATCATAATTTCGTGGTGTCCAATAAAATTAAATCCCTTACCGCCTGCTTGAGTAGGTCGTGTAACAATATTCATATACGGACGGTATTGGGGCAGCATATCGAAATTGGCAGTAGAGAATTTAGCCGTTTTATATCCGAGATTCCGAGTTACTGTGAGAGTTTTTAAAAATACCTCGGGCATAATTACTGCTGAACCGATGTTTATAACAACTCCGCCGTCCACAAGGTCTTTTACTGAATTACATAAAACTTTGAAATCACGGAACGACATCTCGCCGGTCGCCGCCCCGTCCATAGTTGGTTGCTGATGAATAATATCCGTACCGATTGCCGCATGAACAGTTACCGGAACGTTTAACTTAATGCCTGAAGCTAAAATACTGTATTTTAAATTTGGAGCTTTTCGTTTAATCAATTCTCGACCGATTGCCTCCCCGTAACCGATGTTGCTTGTGGTGCTTATTCGTTGCAATGTAACATTTATCAATTCTCCTGTTTCGCGAGCCATACCAAAATATCCATCTAAAATATTCTCGGCAACATCTTCCGATGTATTACCGAACATAGCAGTTTCTACATCGTGAATTG
This genomic window from Bacteroidota bacterium contains:
- a CDS encoding CPBP family intramembrane metalloprotease, whose amino-acid sequence is MNFLERHNISPVLFSFISLIILFTTYQIIGGALAYLFFQGQINEQTVNGIRWLTVFSQIIFLLVPTILLTKLASTNIRDYLRFKSTSLIQIILAMFGMFALGQMLQVYLTVQDMIPLPESIQPFVESIKKSIEQLYKQVAGASNIQELFFVLFVIAVVPAFAEEFLFRGLVQRSLERGLTPLKGVIFTGIIFGAFHLNPFTFVPLAIIGIYLGFLVLKSGSLMVPIAAHFFNNAIAVFAIYLKYDEDALITGKPSAMSPEILLLSFVFFLLVFFIIMYYFIRASNLLTKIKSEV